A single genomic interval of Nostoc commune NIES-4072 harbors:
- a CDS encoding zinc-dependent alcohol dehydrogenase family protein — protein sequence MKAYEIQSNAGIDALALVDRPELKPTAGQVLIQVKATSLNYRDLLVIEGAYGSGQKYPLIPLSDGAGEVVAVGEGVTRVKIGDRVAGIFFQDWIYGSLTKEKMKSDLGGGINGMLAEYVVLHQNGLVILPDHLSYIEGATLPCAAVTAWHGLVTKGNIRAGDSILLLGTGGVSIFALQFAKIHGARAIITSSSDEKLALAQQLGADETINYKTTPDWEKQVYQLTNRTGVDHVVEVGGAGTLPKSLQAVRIGGGISLIGVLSGRGNEIDPMPILFKSLTVQGIYVGSREMFEAMNQAMQQHQIKPIIDRVFPFIEAREAYHYLKSAAHFGKVVIRNDARSSLPLR from the coding sequence ATGAAAGCTTACGAAATTCAAAGCAACGCCGGGATTGATGCCCTCGCATTAGTCGATCGCCCTGAACTAAAACCGACTGCGGGACAAGTTCTCATTCAAGTCAAAGCAACATCCCTAAATTACCGCGATCTGCTAGTCATTGAAGGAGCTTACGGTTCTGGACAAAAATATCCCTTAATTCCCCTGTCTGACGGTGCGGGGGAAGTCGTGGCGGTAGGCGAAGGTGTGACACGGGTTAAAATAGGCGATCGCGTCGCTGGTATTTTCTTCCAAGACTGGATTTATGGCTCTTTAACCAAAGAGAAAATGAAATCCGATTTAGGAGGCGGTATCAATGGAATGCTAGCTGAGTATGTCGTATTACACCAAAATGGTTTGGTAATATTACCTGACCATCTATCCTACATTGAAGGCGCAACCTTACCCTGTGCAGCAGTCACAGCTTGGCATGGACTGGTGACAAAAGGCAATATTCGCGCAGGTGATAGTATTTTATTACTCGGTACGGGGGGAGTTTCGATTTTTGCTCTCCAGTTTGCCAAGATACATGGTGCTAGAGCAATTATTACTTCTAGCAGTGATGAGAAATTGGCACTAGCTCAACAGCTTGGTGCTGACGAAACAATCAATTACAAAACAACACCAGATTGGGAAAAGCAAGTTTACCAATTAACCAATCGCACAGGTGTAGATCATGTAGTAGAAGTAGGCGGTGCAGGTACTCTGCCAAAATCACTGCAAGCAGTCCGTATTGGAGGAGGTATTAGCTTGATTGGCGTATTATCAGGTAGAGGAAATGAAATTGACCCCATGCCAATACTTTTTAAAAGTTTAACAGTTCAAGGCATTTATGTTGGCAGCCGGGAAATGTTTGAAGCAATGAATCAGGCGATGCAACAGCATCAAATTAAACCAATTATTGATCGAGTTTTCCCTTTCATTGAAGCACGAGAAGCTTATCATTACCTCAAAAGTGCGGCTCACTTTGGTAAAGTTGTAATTCGTAATGACGCTCGTTCCTCGCTACCGCTTCGCTAA